In a genomic window of Erigeron canadensis isolate Cc75 chromosome 5, C_canadensis_v1, whole genome shotgun sequence:
- the LOC122599541 gene encoding calmodulin-binding receptor-like cytoplasmic kinase 3, whose protein sequence is MASTRMVISRIHEELMKPHRREDPEKRKDTLEISLEDIRFYGETFGNCNINKDLGMVYNGEVQYENGCKAVDIKRLRRSGLEPGIWREFEIPFKHRHENIIGLVGYFKKMDEKFIVYEHASNQSLDLYLNDADFSWTKRLKICVDIANGLDFLHRCDVGQEVVIHRDMKSSNILLTDDWKAKISGFEVSLAFPTNQEISYVVNPLNQCSPGYLYPLYKDNPYLTKECDIYSFGVILFEVLCGKSACHWNRTHPTQHLDRLVKDHHREGSLEDIVFDGIKKQIID, encoded by the exons GAAAAACGTAAGGATACGTTAGAAATTTCACTGGAAGACATAAGATTTTATGGAGAAACCTTCGGTAACTGCAATATAAATAAAGACCTCGGTATGGTATACAACGGAGAAGTTCAATACGAAAATGGTTGCAAGGCGGTTGATATAAAGCGGTTAAGAAGATCTGGTCTAGAACCTGGTATTTGGAGAGAATTTGAAATTCCTTTCAAGCATAGACATGAGAATATCATTGGTCTTGTTGGCTATTTTAAGAAAATGGATGAAAAATTCATTGTTTATGAACATGCCTCTAACCAAAGTCTCGACTTGTATTTAAACGATGCTGATTTTTCATGGACCAAACGACTTAAGATATGCGTTGATATTGCGAATGGGTTAGATTTCCTTCACAGATGTGATGTAGGACAAGAGGTGGTGATACACAGAGACATGAAAAGTtctaatattttactaacaGACGATTGGAAGGCAAAAATCAGCGGTTTTGAGGTTTCTCTAGCATTTCCAACGAATCAGGAGATTAGCTATGTCGTCAACCCTCTTAACCAATGCTCACCTGGCTACCTTTACCCACTGTACAAGGATAATCCTTACTTAACCAAAGAATGTGATATTTACTCATTTGGTGTGATATTGTTTGAGGTATTATGCGGGAAATCGGCATGTCATTGGAATCGTACGCATCCCACTCAGCATTTAGACCGTTTGGTCAAGGATCATCATAGAGAAGGATCACTTGAAGATATAGTGTTTGATGGCATAAAGAAACAAATT atag